The following coding sequences lie in one bacterium genomic window:
- a CDS encoding acetoacetate--CoA ligase — protein MGGPVGDILWCPSPARVAAARVTAFAAAAGRLGYAGGDQADLWRWSVEQPADFWRLVWNECGVIGDGPGEVVLQDAHLMPGARWFPAARLNYAENLLQGADDDEAIVFREEGGRSARLTRGELRALVAAAAAALAADGVGPGDRVAGFLPNVPETVVAMLAAASLGAVWTSCSPDFGLAGVLDRFGQVEPTVLVAGDGYRYGGKGHDRLDAAAGLRAALPSVRRLVVVPVLSSRAQLPPGAVAWDDWLRPHLGSVPDYVRLPFDHPLFIMYSSGTTGLPKCMVHSAGGTLLQHLKEHRLHCDIGAGDRLFYFTTCGWMMWNWLASGLASGAALMLYDGHPLQPATTLWDFAEAERFTVLGTSARWLGACAKLGLRPRDTHRLAHLRAVLSTGSPLLPETFDWVYEAVGDDLQLSSISGGTDIISCFALGSPVLPVRRGELQCRGLGMAVDVHGDDGRPVRGGKGELVCTAPFPSMPTGFWADPGGERYHRAYFARFPGTWCHGDYAEITPSDGLVIHGRSDTVLNPGGVRIGTAEIYRIVERVAGVAECVAVGVDRDGEQKIALFVVLGAGETLTAELAARIRADLRREESPRHVPAWIMQAPAIPRTISGKIVEKAVAQVLAGQEVENLDALADPAALDWFRRPGLLDG, from the coding sequence ATGGGCGGGCCGGTCGGCGACATCCTCTGGTGTCCGTCACCGGCGCGCGTGGCTGCCGCGCGCGTCACGGCTTTCGCCGCGGCGGCCGGGCGGCTCGGCTACGCGGGCGGCGACCAGGCGGACCTGTGGCGCTGGTCGGTGGAGCAACCGGCGGACTTCTGGCGCCTGGTCTGGAACGAGTGCGGTGTCATCGGTGACGGCCCGGGCGAGGTCGTGCTGCAGGACGCGCACCTCATGCCCGGTGCACGCTGGTTTCCCGCGGCACGACTCAACTACGCCGAGAATCTCCTGCAAGGTGCCGACGATGACGAGGCGATCGTCTTCCGCGAGGAAGGCGGTCGCAGCGCGCGCCTGACGCGCGGTGAACTGCGCGCGCTGGTGGCCGCAGCAGCCGCGGCACTGGCCGCCGACGGCGTCGGGCCCGGCGACCGCGTCGCCGGTTTCCTGCCCAACGTCCCCGAGACCGTCGTCGCCATGCTGGCGGCCGCGAGCCTGGGCGCGGTCTGGACCAGTTGCTCGCCCGACTTCGGCCTGGCCGGAGTGCTGGACCGTTTCGGGCAGGTGGAGCCCACCGTGCTCGTGGCCGGCGACGGCTACCGCTACGGAGGCAAGGGGCACGATCGCCTGGATGCGGCCGCCGGTCTTCGCGCGGCATTGCCTTCGGTGCGCCGCCTTGTGGTTGTCCCGGTGCTGTCGTCGCGAGCGCAGCTGCCGCCGGGCGCCGTCGCCTGGGACGACTGGCTGCGACCGCACCTCGGGTCGGTGCCCGACTACGTGAGGCTGCCGTTCGACCACCCGCTGTTCATCATGTATTCCTCCGGCACCACGGGACTGCCCAAGTGCATGGTCCATTCGGCCGGAGGCACGCTGCTGCAGCACCTTAAGGAACACCGGCTGCACTGCGATATCGGCGCCGGCGACCGCCTCTTCTACTTCACGACCTGCGGCTGGATGATGTGGAACTGGCTGGCCTCGGGCCTGGCCTCGGGCGCGGCGCTCATGCTTTACGATGGTCACCCGTTGCAGCCCGCCACCACGCTGTGGGACTTCGCCGAAGCGGAGCGCTTCACCGTGCTGGGCACCAGCGCGCGCTGGCTGGGCGCCTGCGCCAAGCTGGGCCTGCGCCCGCGCGACACACATCGCCTGGCCCACCTGCGTGCGGTGCTGTCGACAGGATCGCCGCTGTTGCCGGAGACCTTCGACTGGGTCTACGAGGCCGTGGGCGACGACCTGCAGCTCAGCTCCATCTCCGGCGGCACGGACATCATCTCCTGTTTCGCCCTGGGCAGCCCGGTGCTGCCCGTCCGGCGCGGCGAACTGCAGTGCCGCGGCCTCGGCATGGCCGTGGATGTCCACGGTGATGACGGTCGCCCCGTTCGCGGCGGCAAGGGTGAACTCGTCTGCACGGCGCCGTTCCCGTCGATGCCCACGGGCTTCTGGGCCGACCCCGGCGGTGAACGCTACCATCGCGCCTATTTCGCGAGGTTTCCCGGCACCTGGTGCCACGGCGACTACGCGGAGATCACGCCGTCCGATGGCCTGGTGATCCATGGCCGCTCCGATACGGTCCTCAACCCCGGCGGCGTGCGCATCGGCACGGCCGAGATCTATCGCATCGTCGAGCGGGTAGCGGGGGTCGCCGAGTGCGTGGCGGTGGGTGTCGATCGTGACGGCGAGCAGAAGATCGCGCTCTTCGTCGTCCTGGGCGCGGGCGAGACGCTGACCGCCGAGCTCGCCGCGCGCATCAGGGCCGACCTGCGCCGCGAGGAATCCCCGCGTCACGTGCCGGCGTGGATCATGCAGGCACCCGCCATCCCGCGCACCATCAGCGGCAAGATCGTCGAAAAGGCGGTGGCGCAGGTCCTGGCGGGGCAGGAGGTCGAGAACCTCGACGCCCTCGCCGATCCCGCGGCCCTCGACTGGTTTCGCCGCCCGGGGCTGCTCGACGGGTGA